The following proteins are encoded in a genomic region of Pseudomonas sp. Os17:
- a CDS encoding TetR/AcrR family transcriptional regulator produces MSSHQKSAPASIPRRRLSREQRLQQLMAVAWQIVREHGTEALTLGHLAEQAEVTKPVVYDHFATRAVLLATLYEDFDQRQTALMDQALEACEPTLAARAAVIASSYVECVLLQGREIPGVIAALASSPELEAIKRDYQRLFLEKCRANLEPFAAGASLTTAGLRAMLGAAEALSHAAALGEISPEHAQEELRATIVAMVERARSRAATAN; encoded by the coding sequence ATGTCAAGCCACCAGAAATCCGCCCCTGCCTCGATACCGCGACGCCGCCTGTCCCGGGAACAGCGCCTGCAACAGTTGATGGCCGTGGCCTGGCAGATTGTCCGCGAGCACGGCACCGAAGCCCTGACATTGGGCCACCTGGCGGAACAGGCCGAGGTCACCAAGCCGGTGGTCTACGACCATTTCGCCACCCGCGCAGTGCTCCTGGCGACGCTCTATGAGGATTTCGACCAGCGCCAGACCGCGCTGATGGATCAGGCCCTGGAAGCCTGCGAACCGACCCTGGCCGCCCGCGCCGCGGTCATTGCCAGCTCTTATGTGGAGTGCGTGCTGCTGCAGGGCCGGGAAATACCGGGGGTCATCGCGGCCCTGGCCAGCTCACCGGAACTGGAGGCCATCAAGCGCGACTACCAACGGCTATTTTTGGAAAAATGCCGCGCCAACCTGGAGCCCTTCGCCGCCGGTGCGAGTCTGACCACGGCCGGCTTGCGGGCAATGCTCGGTGCCGCCGAAGCGCTCTCTCACGCGGCGGCGCTGGGAGAAATCAGCCCCGAACACGCCCAGGAAGAACTGCGCGCCACCATCGTGGCCATGGTTGAAAGAGCGCGCAGCCGCGCCGCCACTGCGAACTAA
- a CDS encoding DUF1652 domain-containing protein, with amino-acid sequence MLSTSELCHILESGFLPLSCACSLAANGALTIKIYDAETGRVDLLLPGVSTAGLTSVRDISNLIGELRTELRAGRRAFAGGFTHHAG; translated from the coding sequence ATGCTCTCCACCAGCGAGCTTTGTCACATACTGGAGTCCGGCTTTCTCCCCCTTTCCTGCGCCTGCAGCCTGGCTGCCAATGGCGCCCTGACCATCAAGATCTACGATGCCGAAACGGGGCGAGTGGACCTGTTGCTACCCGGGGTTTCCACCGCGGGACTCACCAGCGTGCGAGACATTTCCAATCTGATCGGCGAGTTGCGCACCGAACTGCGGGCCGGACGCAGGGCCTTTGCCGGTGGTTTCACCCATCATGCCGGCTGA
- a CDS encoding NAD(P)H-dependent oxidoreductase produces the protein MHALIVVAHHDPKSLTHSLARQIAEGLGRSCEHSCEIADLWAEGFDPRFTAADIAVHRTQLPPPADVLAEQARIDRADALVLVYPVYWWSMPALLKGWIDRVFANGWAFDFRADAKLVKKLGQLQVHLLGVAGADAGTYERHGYRQAMQTQIDHGIFDYCGARVLSSQLLFDSEGGEVIPALEQAHALGQALFSVSQASESA, from the coding sequence ATGCACGCTCTCATCGTGGTCGCTCATCACGACCCCAAGTCCCTGACCCACAGTCTCGCGCGGCAGATTGCCGAGGGGCTGGGGCGCTCTTGCGAACATTCCTGCGAGATCGCCGATCTGTGGGCTGAAGGATTTGACCCGCGTTTCACCGCAGCCGATATCGCGGTGCATCGCACTCAGCTGCCGCCTCCTGCGGATGTGCTCGCCGAACAGGCGCGTATCGACCGTGCCGACGCACTGGTGCTGGTCTATCCGGTGTACTGGTGGTCCATGCCGGCGTTGCTCAAGGGGTGGATCGATCGGGTTTTCGCCAATGGCTGGGCCTTCGATTTTCGAGCTGACGCCAAGCTGGTGAAGAAACTCGGACAGTTACAGGTGCACCTGCTGGGTGTGGCTGGGGCCGATGCCGGTACTTATGAGCGGCATGGTTATCGGCAGGCGATGCAGACCCAGATCGATCACGGCATCTTCGACTACTGCGGAGCCCGAGTGCTGAGCTCGCAATTGCTCTTTGATTCTGAGGGCGGCGAGGTGATCCCGGCTCTGGAACAGGCGCACGCGCTCGGACAGGCACTGTTCAGCGTCAGCCAGGCAAGCGAGTCGGCGTGA
- a CDS encoding AAA family ATPase produces the protein MNSSSPATLHLLCGKIASGKSTLASHLAQASGSVLISEDQWLARLYPGQIHSLADYLQHAQRLKDVLEPLVIAMLQAGTDVVLDFPANTLAQRAGLRALADRAGVAHRLHFLDVDEDTCRTRLRERNERGDHPFSTSEEQFALICRYFVPPQADEGLHIVLHPAA, from the coding sequence ATGAACTCATCGTCCCCCGCCACGCTGCACCTGTTATGCGGCAAGATCGCCTCGGGCAAATCCACCTTGGCCAGTCATCTGGCACAGGCTAGCGGCAGTGTATTGATCAGCGAAGACCAGTGGCTGGCACGGCTGTATCCAGGCCAGATTCACTCGCTCGCGGACTATCTGCAGCATGCCCAACGCCTGAAAGACGTGCTGGAGCCGCTGGTGATCGCCATGCTCCAGGCTGGAACCGATGTCGTACTGGATTTTCCGGCCAACACCCTTGCCCAGCGCGCCGGATTGCGAGCCCTGGCGGATCGGGCCGGAGTCGCCCATCGATTGCACTTTCTGGATGTGGACGAAGACACCTGCCGCACCCGGCTGCGTGAGCGCAACGAGCGGGGCGACCACCCCTTCAGCACCAGCGAGGAGCAGTTCGCGTTGATCTGCCGCTACTTCGTGCCTCCGCAGGCGGATGAAGGACTGCATATCGTCCTGCACCCCGCGGCCTGA